One part of the Artemia franciscana unplaced genomic scaffold, ASM3288406v1 Scaffold_7825, whole genome shotgun sequence genome encodes these proteins:
- the LOC136043653 gene encoding protein angel homolog 2-like: protein MNLTEIRKWETPRKCQGPKENQETQSLDFTIMSYNVLAQGYIETMPYLYHNCNEENLKWPDRKKRLFNQFKMSNADIVCLQEVDTNYYYNTYLSYFQSQGYDGVFKQKTQEKIDGCATFFKKCKFSLKENHSLEMLKNGIDLLNRDNIALISILTPFKNPDKQICIVNTHLLYNRKREDVRLAQLQVLLAEINRVVCKITNDPPVILCGDLNFTPSSKLYSFLSQGRLKYEHLDIKKLTNCGSQKIGKTFLPKELYISDSCQYLQEIKRDNCIEEEFFSSGTLTHKFAFKSVYNSDEFPKVRLNSICHNLVDYILYSNIDEKFNKHEKQELILLERLRLPTYKDCLKIGPLPNNLNGSDHYYLEARFRWNCV, encoded by the coding sequence ATgaatctaacggaaattagaaagTGGGAAACTCCAAGAAAATGTCAAGGGCCAAAAGAAAACCAAGAAACTCAATCTTTAGATTTTACAATTATGTCATATAATGTACTAGCTCAAGGATATATCGAAACAATGCCGTATTTGTACCATAATTGTaacgaagaaaatttaaaatggccagataggaaaaaaagactttttaaccAATTCAAAATGTCAAATGCAGATATTGTATGCTTACAGGAAGTGGATACTAACTACTATTATAATACCTACTTATCGTATTTTCAATCTCAGGGGTATGACGGAGTGTTTAAACAAAAAACCCAAGAAAAGATTGATGGGTGTGCcaccttttttaaaaaatgtaaatttagtCTAAAAGAAAATCATTCCTTAGAAATGCTAAAGAATGGAATAGATTTACTTAATCGAGATAACATTGCACTTATTTCTATTCTCACCCCATTTAAGAACCCGGATAAACAGATATGCATTGTAAACACACATTTGTTATACAATCGCAAAAGAGAAGATGTGCGTTTAGCCCAACTCCAAGTACTTCTAGCAGAAATTAACCGCGTTGTTTGCAAAATAACTAACGACCCTCCAGTTATCCTTTGTGGTGATTTGAATTTCACCCCTTCAAGCAAATTATACTCTTTTTTAAGCCAAGGAAGGCTTAAGTATGAACatctagatataaaaaaattaactaactGTGGTTcacaaaaaattgggaaaacctTCCTCCCAAAGGAGCTTTATATTTCTGATTCTTGTCAATACTTACAAGAAATAAAACGTGATAACTgcattgaagaagaatttttttcatccGGTACATTAACGCATAAATTTGCCTTTAAAAGTGTTTATAATTCAGATGAATTTCCAAAAGTTCGTTTGAATTCGATTTGTCACAACTTAGTTGACTATATTCTCTACAGTAATATTGACGAAAAATTCAACAAACATGAGAAACAAGAATTAATACTATTAGAAAGACTTCGTCTCCCAACATACAAGGACTGCTTAAAAATAGGACCATTACCGAATAATCTAAATGGATCAGACCATTATTATCTTGAAGCAAGATTTCGTTGGAATTgcgtataa